Proteins found in one Campylobacter concisus genomic segment:
- a CDS encoding phosphomannomutase/phosphoglucomutase: MKYDEIFREYDIRGIFEKDLTEDSVKAIGYALGKKFNEFGVKTLSVGFDARLSASTLFRYLLSGLNKAGGFKIYNIGLLPTPIGYFSVYADYFDANIMITGSHNPKEYNGFKITIKKDSFFGKDLQILKDKVNEIIASNLEIADDDSCEKFNILEKYVEFFVKEFSELKNFKKPFVIDCANGAVGVSLVPIVKALGLNAKILYEDPDGNFPNHHPDPSEKENLKELFSLIEKKEFDLGFGFDGDGDRIAVITPKRDIKGDELAYLYALNMKHPKVLGEVKCSQNMYDEIAKIGEVFMGKTGHSNIKKMMKELNVDLAAEVSGHIFFKERYFGFDDALYAMMRVLELVHKGFDLDGELDKMPLVFSTDEIKVKTTDEAKFKIVAKLKDCVKNESCDLPKIKNIIDIDGIRIQFENGWALVRASNTTPVIVTRFEAKSKEFLEEIEQKVTNLLKSLM; this comes from the coding sequence ATGAAATATGATGAAATTTTTAGAGAATACGACATCCGCGGTATTTTTGAGAAAGACTTGACAGAAGATAGCGTCAAGGCCATCGGCTATGCTTTGGGTAAGAAATTTAACGAATTTGGCGTAAAAACTTTAAGTGTTGGCTTTGATGCAAGACTTAGTGCCAGCACGCTTTTTAGGTATCTACTAAGTGGTCTAAACAAGGCTGGTGGCTTTAAAATTTACAACATCGGCTTACTTCCAACTCCTATTGGCTACTTTAGCGTTTATGCTGATTATTTCGACGCAAATATCATGATCACGGGCTCTCACAACCCAAAAGAGTACAACGGCTTTAAGATCACTATCAAAAAAGATAGCTTTTTTGGCAAAGATCTGCAAATTTTAAAAGATAAGGTGAACGAGATAATCGCCTCAAATTTAGAGATCGCAGACGATGATAGCTGTGAGAAATTTAATATCTTAGAAAAATATGTTGAGTTTTTTGTAAAAGAATTTAGTGAGCTTAAAAATTTCAAAAAGCCCTTTGTCATCGACTGCGCAAATGGTGCTGTTGGCGTGAGCTTGGTGCCCATCGTCAAGGCTCTTGGACTAAATGCAAAAATTTTATATGAAGATCCAGACGGAAATTTCCCAAATCACCACCCAGATCCAAGTGAAAAAGAGAATTTAAAAGAGCTATTTTCTCTTATCGAAAAGAAAGAATTTGACCTTGGATTTGGCTTTGACGGAGATGGCGACAGGATCGCCGTGATAACGCCAAAAAGAGATATAAAAGGCGATGAACTAGCATATCTTTATGCTCTAAATATGAAACATCCAAAGGTGCTTGGTGAGGTTAAATGCTCGCAAAATATGTATGATGAGATCGCAAAGATCGGCGAAGTTTTTATGGGGAAAACTGGGCACAGCAATATAAAAAAGATGATGAAAGAGCTAAACGTAGATCTTGCGGCTGAAGTGAGTGGTCATATCTTTTTTAAAGAGCGCTATTTTGGCTTTGACGATGCGCTTTATGCGATGATGAGGGTGCTTGAGCTAGTTCACAAGGGCTTTGACCTTGATGGCGAGCTTGATAAGATGCCACTTGTCTTTAGCACCGATGAGATCAAGGTAAAGACGACTGATGAGGCTAAATTTAAGATAGTTGCCAAGCTAAAAGATTGTGTGAAAAATGAGAGTTGCGACCTGCCAAAGATAAAAAATATCATTGATATTGATGGTATAAGGATTCAGTTTGAAAATGGCTGGGCGCTGGTACGCGCGTCAAATACAACGCCAGTTATTGTTACTAGATTTGAGGCAAAGAGCAAGGAATTTTTAGAAGAGATCGAGCAAAAAGTAACAAATCTACTAAAGAGCTTAATGTAG
- a CDS encoding cysteine ABC transporter substrate-binding protein: protein MRKFKFFLLALIATVFLTGCGNDKGADTAKAASNEADAIAKIKERGYVRIGVFSDKPPFGYVDKDGKNQGYDIYFAKRIAKDLLGDESKVKFELVEAAGRVEVLVADKVDITLANFTKTPERAQVVDFALPYMKVSLGIVSPEGAVIKSIDELKDKTLIVNKGTTADAFFTKNYPDIKLAKYDQNTETFAALVDKRGAALAHDNALLFAWAKETPGFVVGVEALGDVDVIAPAVKKGNKVLLDWLNNEIIELGKENFFHKDYDATLKPIYGDSVNPESLVVEGGKL, encoded by the coding sequence GTGAGAAAATTTAAATTTTTCTTATTAGCATTAATCGCTACCGTCTTTCTAACGGGTTGTGGTAATGACAAAGGTGCCGACACGGCAAAAGCTGCTTCAAACGAAGCTGATGCGATCGCAAAGATCAAAGAGCGCGGATATGTAAGAATTGGCGTTTTTAGCGACAAACCACCATTTGGCTATGTCGATAAAGACGGCAAAAACCAAGGCTATGATATTTACTTTGCAAAACGTATCGCAAAAGACCTACTAGGCGATGAGAGTAAGGTAAAATTTGAGCTAGTTGAGGCTGCTGGTAGAGTTGAAGTTTTAGTAGCTGATAAAGTAGATATCACGCTTGCAAATTTTACAAAAACACCTGAGCGCGCACAAGTTGTTGATTTTGCGCTTCCATACATGAAGGTTTCACTTGGTATCGTAAGCCCTGAAGGTGCGGTGATAAAGAGCATCGATGAGCTAAAAGACAAAACCCTAATCGTAAATAAGGGCACAACCGCAGACGCGTTTTTTACAAAAAATTATCCAGACATTAAGCTTGCAAAATACGACCAAAATACTGAAACATTCGCAGCTTTGGTTGATAAAAGAGGTGCTGCACTAGCGCATGATAACGCCCTACTTTTTGCCTGGGCGAAAGAGACTCCAGGTTTTGTTGTAGGCGTTGAAGCACTTGGTGATGTGGATGTTATAGCACCAGCTGTTAAAAAAGGCAACAAAGTTTTACTTGACTGGCTAAATAATGAGATCATTGAGTTAGGCAAAGAAAATTTCTTCCACAAAGACTATGATGCTACACTAAAACCGATCTACGGCGACAGTGTAAATCCAGAATCACTTGTCGTTGAAGGTGGCAAACTCTAA
- the groL gene encoding chaperonin GroEL (60 kDa chaperone family; promotes refolding of misfolded polypeptides especially under stressful conditions; forms two stacked rings of heptamers to form a barrel-shaped 14mer; ends can be capped by GroES; misfolded proteins enter the barrel where they are refolded when GroES binds) yields the protein MAKEIFYSDDARNRLYEGVKKLNDAVKVTMGPRGRNVLIQKSFGAPNITKDGVSVAKEVELKDTIENMGASLVREVASKTNDQAGDGTTTATVLAHAIFKEGLRNVTAGANPIEVKRGMDKEVAALIDALKNISKKVSGSKEIAQIATISANSDESIGKLIADAMEKVGKDGVITVEEAKSIQDELSVVEGMQFDRGYLSPYFITNPEKMQVELSNPFILLFDKKITNLKDLLPVLEQVQKSGKPLLIIAEDIEGEALATLVVNKLRGVLNISAVKAPGFGDRRKAMLEDIAILTGGEVISEELGRTLESATINDLGQASSVVIDKDNTTIVNGAGEKSAIDARITQIKAQIAETTSDYDKEKLQERLAKLSGGVAVIKVGAATETEMKEKKDRVDDALSATRAAVEEGIVVGGGSALILASKSVNLNLQGDEAIGAEIVRRALRAPLRQIAENAGFDAGVVANAVETSKDANFGFNAATGEYVNMFEAGIIDPVKVERVALQNAVSVASLLLTTEATISEIKEEKAMPAMPDMGGMGGMGGMM from the coding sequence ATGGCAAAAGAAATTTTTTACTCTGATGATGCAAGAAACCGCTTATACGAGGGCGTAAAAAAACTAAATGACGCTGTAAAAGTGACAATGGGACCAAGAGGCAGAAATGTCCTTATCCAAAAGAGCTTTGGCGCGCCAAACATCACAAAAGACGGCGTTAGCGTGGCTAAAGAAGTTGAGCTAAAAGATACTATCGAAAACATGGGTGCAAGCCTAGTTAGAGAAGTGGCAAGCAAGACAAATGACCAAGCAGGTGACGGCACGACAACAGCGACTGTGCTAGCTCACGCGATATTTAAAGAGGGCCTTAGAAACGTAACTGCAGGCGCAAATCCTATCGAAGTAAAACGCGGCATGGATAAAGAAGTGGCAGCTCTTATAGACGCACTAAAAAATATCTCTAAAAAAGTATCAGGCTCAAAAGAGATCGCTCAGATCGCTACCATCTCTGCTAACTCAGACGAAAGCATCGGCAAGCTTATCGCAGATGCGATGGAGAAAGTCGGCAAAGATGGCGTAATAACAGTAGAAGAGGCAAAGTCTATCCAAGACGAGCTAAGCGTTGTTGAGGGTATGCAGTTTGACCGCGGATATCTAAGCCCATACTTCATCACAAACCCTGAAAAGATGCAAGTTGAGCTAAGCAATCCATTTATATTGCTATTTGACAAGAAGATCACAAATTTAAAAGATCTACTCCCTGTGCTTGAGCAAGTACAAAAGAGTGGCAAACCACTTCTAATCATCGCTGAAGATATCGAGGGTGAGGCCCTTGCAACACTTGTTGTTAATAAACTTCGTGGCGTGCTAAACATCTCAGCTGTTAAAGCTCCTGGCTTTGGCGACAGAAGAAAAGCAATGCTTGAAGATATCGCTATTTTAACAGGTGGCGAAGTTATCAGCGAAGAGCTAGGCAGAACACTAGAAAGCGCCACTATAAACGACCTTGGGCAAGCTTCAAGCGTAGTTATCGACAAAGACAACACAACTATCGTAAATGGCGCAGGCGAGAAGTCAGCTATCGACGCTAGAATAACTCAGATCAAAGCACAAATCGCAGAAACAACAAGCGACTATGACAAAGAAAAACTACAAGAGCGCCTTGCAAAACTAAGTGGCGGCGTGGCAGTTATCAAAGTAGGTGCTGCGACTGAAACTGAGATGAAAGAGAAAAAAGACCGTGTAGATGACGCTCTAAGCGCTACTCGTGCAGCTGTTGAAGAGGGTATCGTAGTAGGTGGCGGTTCAGCTCTTATCCTTGCTTCAAAGAGTGTAAATCTAAATTTACAAGGTGACGAGGCAATCGGTGCTGAGATCGTTAGAAGAGCGCTTCGTGCTCCACTTCGCCAAATCGCTGAGAACGCTGGCTTTGACGCAGGCGTTGTCGCAAACGCAGTTGAGACAAGCAAAGATGCAAATTTTGGCTTTAACGCTGCAACTGGCGAATATGTAAATATGTTTGAAGCTGGCATCATCGACCCAGTTAAAGTTGAGAGAGTTGCGCTTCAAAACGCTGTTAGCGTGGCTAGCTTGCTACTAACAACTGAGGCAACTATCAGCGAGATAAAAGAAGAAAAAGCAATGCCTGCAATGCCTGACATGGGCGGAATGGGTGGTATGGGCGGCATGATGTAG
- a CDS encoding amino acid ABC transporter ATP-binding protein — protein sequence MSENILELKKINKFYGELHALKDINLEVKSGEVVVLLGPSGCGKSTTLRCINGLESIASGEIIIDGEVIDAKFNDWQRIRQKVGMVFQSYELFDHMNVIDNVLLGPLKVQKRDRAEAEKTADMWLSKVGLLDKKFAYPKELSGGQKQRIAIVRSLCLNPEIMLFDEVTAALDPEIVREVLDVILNLAKDGMTMLIVTHEMSFARSVANKIVFMDAGAIVEISEPEEFFTNPKSDRAKKFLNLFSF from the coding sequence ATGAGCGAAAACATATTAGAACTTAAAAAAATAAATAAATTTTATGGAGAGCTTCACGCCTTAAAAGATATAAATTTAGAGGTAAAAAGCGGTGAAGTGGTCGTGCTTCTTGGACCATCGGGCTGTGGCAAAAGCACAACTCTTAGATGTATAAACGGCCTTGAGAGTATCGCAAGTGGCGAGATAATAATTGATGGTGAAGTGATTGATGCTAAATTTAATGATTGGCAAAGGATCCGCCAAAAGGTCGGCATGGTCTTTCAAAGCTACGAGCTTTTTGATCACATGAATGTTATAGATAACGTCCTTCTTGGACCTTTAAAGGTGCAAAAAAGAGATAGAGCCGAGGCTGAAAAAACCGCTGATATGTGGTTGAGCAAGGTTGGACTGCTTGATAAGAAATTTGCCTATCCAAAGGAGCTAAGTGGCGGCCAAAAGCAGCGTATAGCTATAGTAAGAAGCCTTTGTTTAAACCCTGAAATTATGCTATTTGACGAGGTTACGGCTGCGCTTGATCCAGAGATCGTTAGAGAAGTGCTTGACGTGATACTAAATTTAGCCAAAGATGGAATGACGATGCTAATAGTTACCCATGAAATGAGCTTTGCGAGGTCGGTTGCAAACAAGATCGTATTTATGGACGCTGGGGCGATCGTGGAGATCAGCGAACCAGAGGAATTTTTTACCAACCCAAAGAGCGATCGCGCGAAGAAATTTCTAAATTTATTCTCGTTTTAG
- a CDS encoding monooxygenase, giving the protein MAAIMYVDFPQEGLFGDEMSKAFEDLAKSINQEPGMIWKIWTENKQTKEAGGIYLFDNKDNAEKYLKMHSERLAKNGYSNIRGKIFDINMPLSMINKADFLK; this is encoded by the coding sequence ATGGCTGCAATTATGTATGTTGATTTTCCGCAAGAAGGTCTTTTTGGAGACGAGATGTCAAAAGCTTTTGAGGATTTGGCTAAAAGCATTAACCAGGAACCCGGTATGATATGGAAAATTTGGACTGAGAACAAACAAACAAAAGAAGCCGGCGGAATTTATCTTTTTGACAATAAGGATAATGCGGAAAAATATCTAAAAATGCACAGTGAAAGACTAGCTAAAAACGGCTATTCAAATATTCGCGGCAAAATTTTTGATATTAATATGCCTTTGTCAATGATAAATAAGGCTGATTTTTTAAAATAA